In a single window of the Ciconia boyciana chromosome 7, ASM3463844v1, whole genome shotgun sequence genome:
- the RXRG gene encoding retinoic acid receptor RXR-gamma isoform X2 — translation MYGNYPHFIKFPAGFGNSPVHASSTSVSPSSSLSTGNSVDGHHNYLEAPANTSRALPSPVNAIRSPVNTLGSPYRVITSSISSHPVTLSSAPGMNFVTHASPQLNVLNNVSSLEDVKPLPGLPGIGNMSYPSTSPGSLAKHICAICGDRSSGKHYGVYSCEGCKGFFKRTIRKDLIYTCRDNKDCLIDKRQRNRCQYCRYQKCLAMGMKREAVQEERQRSRERSENEAESTSSGSEDMPVERILEAELAVEPKTEAYSDVNTESSTNDPVTNICHAADKQLFTLVEWAKRIPHFSDLTLEDQVILLRAGWNELLIASFSHRSVSVQDGILLATGLHVHRSSAHSAGVGSIFDRVLTELVSKMKDMQMDKSELGCLRAIVLFNPDAKGLSSPSEVESLREKVYATLEAYTKQKYPEQPGRFAKLLLRLPALRSIGLKCLEHLFFFKLIGDTPIDTFLMEMLETPLQVT, via the exons ATGTATGGGAATTATCCTCACTTCATTAAGTTTCCTGCGGGCTTTGGCA ATTCCCCTGTTCATGCCAGCTCCACATCTGTGAGCCCGTCATCAAGCCTTTCCACGGGAAATTCGGTGGACGGGCACCACAACTACCTCGAGGCCCCTGCGAACACCTCCCGGGCACTGCCGTCCCCCGTGAACGCGATCAGGTCTCCGGTGAACACGCTGGGCTCGCCATACAGAGTCATCACGTCCTCCATCAGCTCACACCCTGTCACTCTGTCCTCGGCCCCAGGCATGAATTTTGTGACACATGCCAGTCCACAG ctcaACGTCCTGAACAATGTCAGCAGCTTGGAGGATGTCAAGCCTTTGCCGGGTCTCCCAGGGATCGGGAACATGAGTTATCCATCTACAAGCCCAGGATCCTTAGCCAAACACATCTGTGCCATCTGTGGGGACAGGTCCTCAG GGAAGCACTACGGGGTGTACAGCTGTGAGGGCTGCAAAGGCTTCTTCAAGAGGACGATCCGGAAGGACCTGATCTACACCTGCCGTGACAACAAGGACTGCCTCATAGACAAGCGCCAACGCAACCGCTGCCAGTACTGCCGCTATCAGAAGTGCCTCGCGATGGGGATGAAGAGGGAAG ctgtgcaggaggagaggcagaggagcagggagcggAGCGAGAATGAGGCCGAATCCACAAGCAGTGGCAGTGAGGACATGCCTGTGGAGAGGATCCTGGAAGCTGAGCTGGCAGTCGAACCCAAGACGGAGGCGTACAGTGACGTGAACACAGAGAGCTCA ACAAACGACCCTGTCACCAACATATGCCACGCAGCTGACAAGCAGCTCTTCACACTCGTCGAGTGGGCCAAGCGAATCCCCCACTTCTCTGACCTGACGCTGGAGGACCAAGTCATTCTCCTCAGGGCAG GCTGGAATGAGCTGCTCATTGCCTCTTTCTCCCATCGCTCCGTGTCGGTGCAAGATGGCATCCTTCTGGCCACGGGCTTGCATGTGCACCGCAGCAGTGCTCACAGTGCTGGTGTGGGCTCCATCTTCGACAG GGTTTTGACAGAGCTGGTGTCCAAAATGAAAGACATGCAGATGGATAAGTCGGAGCTGGGATGCCTGCGAGCCATTGTCCTGTTCAACCCAG ATGCCAAGGGTTTGTCCAGCCCCTCAGAAGTAGAATCACTGCGGGAGAAGGTCTATGCCACACTGGAAGCCTACACGAAGCAGAAGTACCCCGAGCAGCCAGGGCG GTTTGCCAAACTCCTTCTGCGCCTGCCAGCGCTGCGGTCCATCGGGCTGaagtgcctggagcacctcttcttcttcaaGCTGATTGGGGACACCCCCATCGACACCTTCCTCATGGAGATGCTGGAGACACCCCTGCAGGTCACTTGA
- the RXRG gene encoding retinoic acid receptor RXR-gamma isoform X1: MVESAEETGRRLEMHPGTQAPYSLETGSFPHFYSPVHASSTSVSPSSSLSTGNSVDGHHNYLEAPANTSRALPSPVNAIRSPVNTLGSPYRVITSSISSHPVTLSSAPGMNFVTHASPQLNVLNNVSSLEDVKPLPGLPGIGNMSYPSTSPGSLAKHICAICGDRSSGKHYGVYSCEGCKGFFKRTIRKDLIYTCRDNKDCLIDKRQRNRCQYCRYQKCLAMGMKREAVQEERQRSRERSENEAESTSSGSEDMPVERILEAELAVEPKTEAYSDVNTESSTNDPVTNICHAADKQLFTLVEWAKRIPHFSDLTLEDQVILLRAGWNELLIASFSHRSVSVQDGILLATGLHVHRSSAHSAGVGSIFDRVLTELVSKMKDMQMDKSELGCLRAIVLFNPDAKGLSSPSEVESLREKVYATLEAYTKQKYPEQPGRFAKLLLRLPALRSIGLKCLEHLFFFKLIGDTPIDTFLMEMLETPLQVT; this comes from the exons ATTCCCCTGTTCATGCCAGCTCCACATCTGTGAGCCCGTCATCAAGCCTTTCCACGGGAAATTCGGTGGACGGGCACCACAACTACCTCGAGGCCCCTGCGAACACCTCCCGGGCACTGCCGTCCCCCGTGAACGCGATCAGGTCTCCGGTGAACACGCTGGGCTCGCCATACAGAGTCATCACGTCCTCCATCAGCTCACACCCTGTCACTCTGTCCTCGGCCCCAGGCATGAATTTTGTGACACATGCCAGTCCACAG ctcaACGTCCTGAACAATGTCAGCAGCTTGGAGGATGTCAAGCCTTTGCCGGGTCTCCCAGGGATCGGGAACATGAGTTATCCATCTACAAGCCCAGGATCCTTAGCCAAACACATCTGTGCCATCTGTGGGGACAGGTCCTCAG GGAAGCACTACGGGGTGTACAGCTGTGAGGGCTGCAAAGGCTTCTTCAAGAGGACGATCCGGAAGGACCTGATCTACACCTGCCGTGACAACAAGGACTGCCTCATAGACAAGCGCCAACGCAACCGCTGCCAGTACTGCCGCTATCAGAAGTGCCTCGCGATGGGGATGAAGAGGGAAG ctgtgcaggaggagaggcagaggagcagggagcggAGCGAGAATGAGGCCGAATCCACAAGCAGTGGCAGTGAGGACATGCCTGTGGAGAGGATCCTGGAAGCTGAGCTGGCAGTCGAACCCAAGACGGAGGCGTACAGTGACGTGAACACAGAGAGCTCA ACAAACGACCCTGTCACCAACATATGCCACGCAGCTGACAAGCAGCTCTTCACACTCGTCGAGTGGGCCAAGCGAATCCCCCACTTCTCTGACCTGACGCTGGAGGACCAAGTCATTCTCCTCAGGGCAG GCTGGAATGAGCTGCTCATTGCCTCTTTCTCCCATCGCTCCGTGTCGGTGCAAGATGGCATCCTTCTGGCCACGGGCTTGCATGTGCACCGCAGCAGTGCTCACAGTGCTGGTGTGGGCTCCATCTTCGACAG GGTTTTGACAGAGCTGGTGTCCAAAATGAAAGACATGCAGATGGATAAGTCGGAGCTGGGATGCCTGCGAGCCATTGTCCTGTTCAACCCAG ATGCCAAGGGTTTGTCCAGCCCCTCAGAAGTAGAATCACTGCGGGAGAAGGTCTATGCCACACTGGAAGCCTACACGAAGCAGAAGTACCCCGAGCAGCCAGGGCG GTTTGCCAAACTCCTTCTGCGCCTGCCAGCGCTGCGGTCCATCGGGCTGaagtgcctggagcacctcttcttcttcaaGCTGATTGGGGACACCCCCATCGACACCTTCCTCATGGAGATGCTGGAGACACCCCTGCAGGTCACTTGA